Proteins encoded by one window of Sphaerodactylus townsendi isolate TG3544 linkage group LG04, MPM_Stown_v2.3, whole genome shotgun sequence:
- the MIEF2 gene encoding mitochondrial dynamics protein MID49, with product MAAFTHKEGKRSNGTGLAGVVDFLLANARVVLGISGAAVLGLATLVVKRLIDRATSPPDSDYDGKAKQKSLEESWQELGLIQTVAKPPLTLRQGEPEELLLLPAASGIEPEPVDVDPPSETLPVESKTYWCLTLQEKLLAYYQDCVSVSKSQKILGKQLSENIRAELQNVLKNKFSELPFGNMFLSGYLCDGLIGRGNVEVDFMLPLVLEPDLWAPIPGEQTVVNDPRFWMIKRTSLEYFPRGSSPWDRFIVGGYLSSNAIGNALRKVLETSVNWPAIGSVLGCLVRPVMALKELRLEVQHEQISLDVTLCPMTEAGDRILLVASCEEPVENLWQESFYATGVSRLKDLDAGDSGVRQCCLHLLKAISEIHPSWHKLTGSHFIHVLLHLSETESDWSEAALADRFQQALEELLQRLEEGSLPCYFDGRINLLQHLSLEEIDEVGYMLYTALAEPDLWNGLGL from the exons ATGGCAGCCTTCACCCacaaggaggggaagagaagcaacGGAACCGGGCTGGCCGGCGTGGTGGATTTTCTTCTGGCCAACGCAAGGGTGGTTCTGGGCATCAGCGGAGCCGCTGTGTTGGGACTGGCAACGCTTGTCGTGAAGCGG CTCATCGACCGAGCCACGAGCCCGCCGGACAGCGATTATGACGGGAAGGCCAAACAAAAGTCCCTCGAGGAGAGCTGGCAGGAACTCGGCTTGATCCAGACAGTGGCGAAACCTCCGCTCACGTTGAGGCAGGGCGAGCCTGAGGAGCTGCTGCTGTTACCGGCGGCGAGTGGGATTGAGCCAG AGCCAGTGGACGTTGACCCGCCCTCGGAGACGCTTCCGGTGGAATCGAAGACCTACTGGTGCCTCACGCTTCAAGAGAAGCTCCTTGCTTATTACCAGGATTGCGTGTCGGTCTCCAAGTCCCAAAAGATCTTGGGGAAACAGCTGTCGGAGAATATCCGTGCCGAACTGCAGAACGTCCTGAAAAATAAATTCTCCGAGCTGCCTTTTGGCAACATGTTCCTTAGTGGTTATCTCTGCGACGGACTCATCGGCAGAGGAAACGTGGAGGTGGACTTCATGCTTCCGTTGGTCCTCGAGCCCGACCTTTGGGCCCCAATCCCAGGGGAGCAGACGGTGGTGAACGACCCCCGCTTCTGGATGATCAAGCGGACCAGTCTGGAGTATTTCCCGCGAGGGAGCAGCCCCTGGGATAGGTTCATTGTGGGTGGCTATCTCTCTTCCAACGCCATCGGCAACGCTCTTCGGAAGGTCTTGGAGACCTCCGTCAACTGGCCGGCCATTGGGAGCGTGCTGGGATGCCTGGTGAGACCCGTCATGGCGCTGAAGGAGCTCAGACTTGAAGTTCAGCACGAGCAGATCTCTCTGGACGTAACTCTCTGCCCAATGACAGAAGCTGGGGATAGAATCCTTCTTGTCGCCTCCTGCGAAGAACCGGTGGAGAACCTCTGGCAGGAAAGCTTCTACGCCACGGGGGTCTCCCGACTGAAAGACCTGGACGCTGGAGATTCCGGCGTCCGACAATGTTGTCTTCATCTCTTGAAGGCTATCTCTGAGATCCATCCTTCCTGGCACAAGCTGAccggcagccattttattcatgTCCTCCTACACCTGAGCGAAACGGAATCCGATTGGTCAGAGGCAGCCTTGGCCGACCGGTTCCAACAGGCCCTAGAAGAACTGCTTCAACGTTTGGAGGAGGGTTCTCTCCCTTGCTATTTTGATGGCCGGATCAACCTCCTCCAGCACCTGAGCTTAGAGGAAATTGACGAGGTCGGCTACATGTTGTACACGGCTTTAGCGGAACCTGATCTTTGGAACGGGCTGGGTTTATGA